The Macaca fascicularis isolate 582-1 chromosome 11, T2T-MFA8v1.1 genomic sequence AAGCCATTCGGACCAAATGTCCCCCCTCATCTCATTTCCACTCCACTCTCAAGATTtacagcgttttttttttttgttttgttttgtttttttaaagacagggtctcaggctgggcaccgtggctcacggctgtaatcccagcattttgggaggccaaggcgggcagatcacgaggtcaggagttcaaaaccaacctggccaacatggtgaaaccccgtctctactaaaaatacaaaaaattagccgggcatggtggcaggcacctgtagtcccagctactcaggaggctgaggcaggagaactgcttgaacccgggaggtggaggtcacagtgagccaaaattgtgccattgcactacagcctgggcaacaagagtgatactctgtccaaaaaaaaaaagcggtctcatcctgttgcctaggctagagtacactctggtacaatcatggcttactcactgtagccttggcctcctgggctcaggtgatcttcccacctcagcctctccagctttagctgggaccacaaatatatgctaccacactcagctaaattttttttttttttttttgagacagggtttcactcttgtcacccaggctagagtgcaatgacgcaatctcgactcactgaaacctccgactcccaggctgaagtgattctcctgcctcagcctcccaagtagctgagacaacaggagcacatcaccacacccagctactttttgtaatttttgtagagacagggtttcaccatgttgcccagactggtctcgaactcttgagctcaagtgatctgcccgcctcagcctcccaaaatgctgggattacaggccataagccactgtgcctggcctacacaggctaattaaaaaaaaagaaaactttttttaggctgggtgtggttgattacgcctgtaattccagcactttgggaggccgaggcgggcagatcatgaggttaggagttcgagaccagcctgaccaacgtggtgaaaccctgtctctactaaaaatacaaaaaaattagccaggcgtggtggcgggcatctgtaattccagctactcaggaggctgaggcaggagaatcgcttgaacccaggaggcagaggtttcagtgagccgagactatgccattgcactccagcctgggtgacacagtgagactccatctcaaaaaaaaaaaaaaaaaaaaaatttaagagatggggtcttgctatgttgctcaggctggatttCGTGCTTCTAAATTTAAGGTCTGATAAACAGGAATCTCTTTAGTATCTCCAGAAATATTAACACTGGTTACCAATCCTAAGTACTTGCAAGCAATGTCCCAGATCTCATCCTGAAGCCCAATCTAAACTGCCCACACACTTGGGTCTACTGTGTAGCACTTACTGTTCAAGTTGTATCTGGAATTGAGATTCCGTTTGACATAATAAAGGATTGCAGGTACTTTCCAATTCATGTCAAACTGCACAGCTTCATGCTATAGAAGAGAAAAAGCACTTATGGCTAATGTATATcacccttttccttttccccactTCAGACAAGAGGCCAGGACTCAGgtgctagtttgttttttttttttttcaggtgctATTTTTAAGTGCTAATGgtttttatttctgaggattccttcctccctccctgttgAATCTGCCTGGCATTCTATAGGGCCCTAAAGATAAGGATGCTAGGAAAAggggaaatgaaagaagaaacagaacatgTTGCAACTAACCTTATCAATAGGTTCAATAAGAAAGTCATTGAACAGATACCACTGCTGGTGAGTAACGCCctatggaaatacaaagaaagCCTGTGGCGATACAAAGTGATGGCTAGACTACTGTCTCAGACTTAAGGACAGATCTGGGACTCACTGTGGCCATCCCAGGAGTGTTCCTGCCCTCTATAACCTCACTCACCTCCTTGCGCTGGTGGTAGGTCTCTCCAACTTtgatgtgagccaccaggctgCCCCCTGTGCGTGAGTCCAGGATGTGTACCACAGTAGCCATCAGGTCATACACATAGACACCATGCTCCTCCTCTGCCCTGGCTGGGCCCCACTGTGAGGGGGGTACCCAGGCTGCTAAGCTAAGTTTAaggatggggaagggaggggaatgGGGACAGAGGACAGGGAGTTGGGGGTATAGGGGATGGGGTACCAGGGTGGGTTATCTCCATCCTAGCCCATCTAGGACCCCAACACTGAACTGAGTGACTACGGAAAATCCCCTAACAGGTAAATACTAGGCcttattctcttccttttccttctgctaAGTTTCACCTTCCCCTGCCCTCCTTTACCTTCTGCCCCACCTTCTCTCCCTtattccctttcctcttcccagttTTTCAACAACCTGCATCTCATCCCCATCAGTCCAATTGCAAACATCCAGCCCTTTGTTCCTGGTCATCTTCATGCGAATGGAGAAAGGAAGCCAGACATTCTTCAACTCCTCAATGGAGGGACATACCAGCACACCCTCTGGACTCCCTAGTTCCTTCCTATCAGGTCAGAAGAATTGGAAATTTGTTCTGAAAGAGATCTTGACAAGAGGAGCCACTGGACAATTCAATCATTTGACAACTCCCAAGACAGCACCTACCAATCAGCCAAAGCAAACTCCTTGTTCTTAGAGATTTCCCCACCATGTTTCTTTACTGCCATCTTGAAGGCAACCtgaacacaaaagaaaaacatccaGTTCTTCAGGAACATAATCATGTATGGAGGTCAGAACGgggataaaatgaaaaattattcctGAAGCCCTGTTTCTAGTCTGAGTCCTTACCTCAGCCTGCATTCTCCAGAAATCAGCCTCTTTTGAGCTGTTCACCTCACAATTGATGACAAGAATATCTGGCAGATGGCGGATGTTGCGGGTCTGAATctgagaggaaaaaacaaacaaggaatgGCAGGGAACGGACAGGAAAAGGAGTCTGGACAGGGACCTGGGTCTGTGTCCTCAAACTGGGATTCCTCACTCCACCAGAGATCCCTGGATGGCAGTGCTGACAGAGCCAGCCCCACATGGGATGGTGCTGAATCTCCATGGCAGGACCAGGACTCTAGTCCAGTCCAACAGTCCACTCACCGTGGGCTGGTACTTTTCACAGTTGTCACACCAGGCCTGTGTATTCTGGTCCAGGCAGATGCTTCGCTTCAGCACCTGAGCAAAGTCATAGTTCTTCCCAGTTTTATCTGAGGGAAAATTAGATGCTTTACTCTTGGTTCTCCCCTCTACCCACAGTTAATCCCCAACACCCTCTCCCTGATATTACAGGACATTTTGGGGAGCCTTCCCAACAGAGCTAAGGGTACACCACTGTTGCTACCATCAGGGTAGGAGAGTGTGAAAAGCAGGGTGGATGAGGCTCGCACGGTCTCGCTGCCACAGCGGCAGAGGCTGCAGTTCTCCATCTCACAGCTGAAGAGCTGCCCAATAACAGAGTCCCCCGATGAGCAAAAGCTGCTAAGAGTGGAGAGGATGATATATGCACATTGAGGAAGTTAGAAGACCCTTTAAATCACAGAGGGGCCTGTCATGATGGCTTTAACTATTTCTATCCTGATTTCATACCTGCCTCCAGCACCTCGATAAGCCTGTGGTACTTCCAGCTCCTGCATATCTTGATGCAGTTGAGTGAGAATGAAGCGATTCCACCTCTGAATGAGCCTGGCCAGATTGCCCTTGCCTGAAGCCTCATCTGAGTCAGCCAGGATCAGACCAAGGGCTGAGGCCTCAGGAATAGTACGGAATGCCCGAAGAAAATTACTGCCCTGGAAATGTGTTGGTGGAAAGgggttattttctcttttgtatccaccttccttccccttccattTTAAGTGTCTCAGGTCTCCAGGTACTGACCTGGCAAGGGTCACCACGAGAGAGGTCCAACATGTGAAAGAGGAAGCCCAGCTCACATGCCAAACAGAACTCCTTCTGGCAAAGGTGGTTTTGAATTAGACAGCGTACAGGCTCCAGGAAATAGAGCACCTGGAGGGAAAAGCAGAAGAACTGATGTAGGAAACTGGCCTAGGGGTGAGGAGAAATATGAAGGTTAAGTGAGCTGGTGGAAAATACACAGCAGGAGTCCACCGAAGCAGTGAGTCCACCAAACCAGTGGAGCTCAGAGGAGACTTGAAAGTTGTAGAGGCAAGAAAGAATTGTAGAGGAGACCATGGTAAAGTGAGCATGGTTGAGGAGACCTGGAAAGAGCAGGGTCGAGTGGCCATAGGGAAGAAGGAAAGCAGTAGGCACGTTCAAGTTGTAGGAATACCCAACCCTTACCTGGATCATGCAGTTACAGTAGGCGTTGGGGATGTGGGGCTCTAATCCAGCAAACAAGGTCTTATTGTAGTGTTTGAAGTCAAAGTCCTCCAGCCCTAGCTTGGAGTATTTGATGGTCACCTAAGGCAGAAATAGTCTGAGCAAGACAAGGATATCCTCCGAGTCCCCAAATCTTTCCAGTAGCCATAGCCTTTCCTAGAACCTTCCTCCTGGGTCCAGGGTGATAGCTGAAGGCCTCCTGACTGAGTCCTTCAATCCTTTCTCATATGATTTCCTTCCTAGGGTACCTTTCCTCACATCCCACAGGCCCTGATGTCCCCCAGCACCTTGCGGTATTTCTTAGAAACGTGGAGATGTGGCTCCTCTTCTCGTCCTACTGGTGACTCAGTGACCTGGCTGAAGCTGTCAAATTCACTGTCTGACTCCTTGAGTCTGTAAGGTATCTAGGGATTTTAAGAAGAGGTAACCTTGTTGGATGTCTTGTCATCTTTGGCTTCACCCTCATTTATCCCAACATTGAAATAGCCACCAAGTCCTCAACCTTCTACATTCATAGCATTCTCAGCATCTACTGCTTCCTTTCTATTTCCACTGCCAACACTCTGCTTCAGCACAGCTGGACAACTGTGGTGGCATCCACACTGGTCTCCCTATATTCACTCTGTCCAGCACACCACTACCAAATTAACCCTTGTAGAATGCTGCTTTCTGTGTATTACTTCCTCTATTATAAACTGGTGTTCAAAGCTTCACAATCTGGCCACTTCTAACTTTAATCTCTCACTACATCCCAATACCAACATCTACTCTGGCCAGACTGGTATACTCATATAGTCCCCCTCAGATATGTATTTTGCGTGTATGCCTCTTGAGAcctttgctaacactcttctctcaTCTTGGATATTCTCCTCTGTTTCTATCTACTTAACTTATATCCCACCTTTCCAGCTTAATACCCAGCTCTTTCATTACACCTTCCTTGGTCACTTTAGCCCGGAGTAACATTTTCTCTCCAAACAGCTCTGACACTAAATGCTTATGACATTCCTTCAGCATTTAACAACAGAACATAATGTCTGATATGGCTATGTCTTCTCTTCACCAACCAAATACTAAATTTCCTAACAGCAAGGACCCTAGCTTCTCTATCTTTGAATCCTCCTAACACCTAGCATAGTTCCATCAATTCGGTAGGTTACCAACAGgatctaaaaacaaaagaaagactaGTAAAGGAAAAAGACAGGAGAAACTTcagtgggctggggtgggggctgatCCTCCACTCTGAACACACCTGATTGCGCAGCTTGGTGCGAGGATTGGGCGCATAGCCAATGAAGCCCACCTTCTTCATGGTGCGCAGAATCTCTGCATCCACAGGTGGTGCTCGCCTACAATCCAGTATAGTTCTAGGACTTAAATTGTTGTGGTGTACACAGATCCACTCCCCAATCCCCAAGggtccagagaaaaagaaaatactgaaggTAGACAAAAATCAGGAAAGTAGTAGAATAATAACAAGGCTAGCAGAGAATTCTGATATCTTTGCCCTttccccatccctcccaccttTTGGCCCAGAGGTAGGGTACaacctgggagctggagcagAGTTGGCAGCAGGCCAATCAGAGAGAAGTGTGTCAGTGGTGAGTGGGACAGGGATGAGGGAAAGAGGCAGCAGGTCCTGGCTCCAGTCCAGAGGAGGCAGTGAGTCCACGAGACACGGCAAAGCAAACTCAGTCTCACGGGAGTAGGGGTTGAAGGAAGGCTCCGGGGAATCAGTCCAGAGGTGCACACAGCCCTCAGAATCCCCAAACGCCAGGGCCTGCTTGCTGGCTGACACGTCAAATGTCATTAGCAGAGGCCCCACAGGATTCACATGAAAGATATCTGCTGGGTTGGCTAGGCCTGTGGGTTCACAGAACTGGCACTGCCctacaaagaaggaagaaacccACTGAGCTCTAGAAAGTGAAAGAGAGCCATACTCTTATGCCCTTCCTATCCTCTTCCCGATTTCAGGACAAGATAGGCCCCAAATCCATGCCTAGAGACAGAATGTCACCTGATGCCTTCCATAAACCACAGATGGTTTGCTACTCAGCAAAGAGTAATTCTACAGTTACTCTGCCTACTTTATCTTTACCTTTTTCCATGTTCCTcacattcaagaaaataaaagctctAATCTCTGGCCAAACCCAAGTAAAACCCTGAGACCCTGATGAAAGGTTACTTATTTCCCCAACAAAGAGGTTTCTGGATGAGTACTCATTCAGGTGCTAGCTCTCCTTTGCTCATTGATCCCTCCTACCCAATCCCATATGCCCTTCATACCTGACTGAGAGATGATAGCAAGACGAGAAGTATATGTAGGAATGAAGCGCAAGAAGGCAGGATCCACATGTACTTGAAGTGGTGTGATGGCACGCATCATGCGCAAATCATACACCTTGAGGAAACGGTCGCAGGCCAGGCCAGTGAGGCGGCTGGAGAAGCCGCAGGCAGCTAGCAGGTTGCCATGCACATCAAAATCTGAAAGACTTCCTGAGAATGCATCAAACTCATGTTCCACCTTAAAAGTACGGAGATCTCTCAGGGaaacctaaaaaaaataaaaaataaattcagttatCTGCAAATTCTgttatcaggaaaaataactgccACCTACCTAACCCAGTGGGGTCCCTACCAAAGGAACTAGGGCTTTAGGATAGGGAAACTTAAAGCACAGAAAAGGCAAACAGAGAAGCCCAGAGCTGGAAGGCACTTCGAGGAGACTTCATTATCATAGAAAACATCAAACTGCAAAATAATCTCATGGTAGAACATCACTGAGTAGGAAGTGAATTCACTCCACTCATCCCTCATCTCCAATCCAACTACACCCAAGAGTTAAGGGAAAGCAGATCCCAATCAGGTATCTAGTGAAACAGGGTCCTGCAGTGGGAAGAGAAATGGAACTTGGCCACCTTGCCAGACGTGTGGCCGCAGAAGAAGAAGCGATTTGTCTGTCTCATGATGGTGACTCCCGGCGTCTCTACTGCATACTGGAGAGGGAAGCAGGAAAAACCAGCGAGAAGAATGATTTTTCCCacagaccaagggaacagaaagGTCACACCCACATCTCAGGCACATTACCAGCCCAAGCATACCCTGTCCCCTCAACAACCTCAGACCCTGCATAGGTCTTTCTTGCTCCAGGCTTGTACCTTCTGAGTCTCCTGGACAGTGTTAAGATCAATCTCT encodes the following:
- the PAN2 gene encoding PAN2-PAN3 deadenylation complex catalytic subunit PAN2 isoform X13, which encodes MMRAITPLQVHVDPAFLRFIPTYTSRLAIISQSGQCQFCEPTGLANPADIFHVNPVGPLLMTFDVSASKQALAFGDSEGCVHLWTDSPEPSFNPYSRETEFALPCLVDSLPPLDWSQDLLPLSLIPVPLTTDTLLSDWPAANSAPAPRRAPPVDAEILRTMKKVGFIGYAPNPRTKLRNQIPYRLKESDSEFDSFSQVTESPVGREEEPHLHVSKKYRKVTIKYSKLGLEDFDFKHYNKTLFAGLEPHIPNAYCNCMIQVLYFLEPVRCLIQNHLCQKEFCLACELGFLFHMLDLSRGDPCQGSNFLRAFRTIPEASALGLILADSDEASGKGNLARLIQRWNRFILTQLHQDMQELEVPQAYRGAGGSFCSSGDSVIGQLFSCEMENCSLCRCGSETVRASSTLLFTLSYPDDKTGKNYDFAQVLKRSICLDQNTQAWCDNCEKYQPTIQTRNIRHLPDILVINCEVNSSKEADFWRMQAEVAFKMAVKKHGGEISKNKEFALADWKELGSPEGVLVCPSIEELKNVWLPFSIRMKMTRNKGLDVCNWTDGDEMQWGPARAEEEHGVYVYDLMATVVHILDSRTGGSLVAHIKVGETYHQRKEGVTHQQWYLFNDFLIEPIDKHEAVQFDMNWKVPAILYYVKRNLNSRYNLNIKNPIEASVLLAEASLARKQRKTHTTFIPLMLNEMPQIGDLVGLDAEFVTLNEEEAELRSDGTKSTIKPSQMSVARITCVRGQGPNEGIPFIDDYISTQEQVVDYLTQYSGIKPGDLDAKISSKHLTTLKSTYLKLRFLIDIGVKFVGHGLQKDFRVINLMVWQGSFKSLLVPKDQVLDTVYLFHMPRKRMISLRFLAWYFLDLKIQGETHDSIEDARTALQLYRKYLELSKNGTEPESFHKVLKGLYEKGRKMDWKVPEPEGQTSPKNAAVFSSVLAL
- the PAN2 gene encoding PAN2-PAN3 deadenylation complex catalytic subunit PAN2 isoform X12, translating into MMRAITPLQVHVDPAFLRFIPTYTSRLAIISQSGQCQFCEPTGLANPADIFHVNPVGPLLMTFDVSASKQALAFGDSEGCVHLWTDSPEPSFNPYSRETEFALPCLVDSLPPLDWSQDLLPLSLIPVPLTTDTLLSDWPAANSAPAPRRAPPVDAEILRTMKKVGFIGYAPNPRTKLRNQIPYRLKESDSEFDSFSQVTESPVGREEEPHLHVSKKYRKVTIKYSKLGLEDFDFKHYNKTLFAGLEPHIPNAYCNCMIQVLYFLEPVRCLIQNHLCQKEFCLACELGFLFHMLDLSRGDPCQGSNFLRAFRTIPEASALGLILADSDEASGKGNLARLIQRWNRFILTQLHQDMQELEVPQAYRGAGGSSFCSSGDSVIGQLFSCEMENCSLCRCGSETVRASSTLLFTLSYPDDKTGKNYDFAQVLKRSICLDQNTQAWCDNCEKYQPTIQTRNIRHLPDILVINCEVNSSKEADFWRMQAEVAFKMAVKKHGGEISKNKEFALADWKELGSPEGVLVCPSIEELKNVWLPFSIRMKMTRNKGLDVCNWTDGDEMQWGPARAEEEHGVYVYDLMATVVHILDSRTGGSLVAHIKVGETYHQRKEGVTHQQWYLFNDFLIEPIDKHEAVQFDMNWKVPAILYYVKRNLNSRYNLNIKNPIEASVLLAEASLARKQRKTHTTFIPLMLNEMPQIGDLVGLDAEFVTLNEEEAELRSDGTKSTIKPSQMSVARITCVRGQGPNEGIPFIDDYISTQEQVVDYLTQYSGIKPGDLDAKISSKHLTTLKSTYLKLRFLIDIGVKFVGHGLQKDFRVINLMVWQGSFKSLLVPKDQVLDTVYLFHMPRKRMISLRFLAWYFLDLKIQGETHDSIEDARTALQLYRKYLELSKNGTEPESFHKVLKGLYEKGRKMDWKVPEPEGQTSPKNAAVFSSVLAL
- the PAN2 gene encoding PAN2-PAN3 deadenylation complex catalytic subunit PAN2 isoform X10; this translates as MRQTNRFFFCGHTSGKVSLRDLRTFKVEHEFDAFSGSLSDFDVHGNLLAACGFSSRLTGLACDRFLKVYDLRMMRAITPLQVHVDPAFLRFIPTYTSRLAIISQSGQCQFCEPTGLANPADIFHVNPVGPLLMTFDVSASKQALAFGDSEGCVHLWTDSPEPSFNPYSRETEFALPCLVDSLPPLDWSQDLLPLSLIPVPLTTDTLLSDWPAANSAPAPRRAPPVDAEILRTMKKVGFIGYAPNPRTKLRNQIPYRLKESDSEFDSFSQVTESPVGREEEPHLHVSKKYRKVTIKYSKLGLEDFDFKHYNKTLFAGLEPHIPNAYCNCMIQVLYFLEPVRCLIQNHLCQKEFCLACELGFLFHMLDLSRGDPCQGSNFLRAFRTIPEASALGLILADSDEASGKGNLARLIQRWNRFILTQLHQDMQELEVPQAYRGAGGSSFCSSGDSVIGQLFSCEMENCSLCRCGSETVRASSTLLFTLSYPDDKTGKNYDFAQVLKRSICLDQNTQAWCDNCEKYQPTIQTRNIRHLPDILVINCEVNSSKEADFWRMQAEVAFKMAVKKHGGEISKNKEFALADWKELGSPEGVLVCPSIEELKNVWLPFSIRMKMTRNKGLDVCNWTDGDEMQWGPARAEEEHGVYVYDLMATVVHILDSRTGGSLVAHIKVGETYHQRKEGVTHQQWYLFNDFLIEPIDKHEAVQFDMNWKVPAILYYVKRNLNSRYNLNIKNPIEASVLLAEASLARKQRKTHTTFIPLMLNEMPQIGDLVGLDAEFVTLNEEEAELRSDGTKSTIKPSQMSVARITCVRGQGPNEGIPFIDDYISTQEQVVDYLTQYSGIKPGDLDAKISSKHLTTLKSTYLKLRFLIDIGVKFVGHGLQKDFRVINLMVPKDQVLDTVYLFHMPRKRMISLRFLAWYFLDLKIQGETHDSIEDARTALQLYRKYLELSKNGTEPESFHKVLKGLYEKGRKMDWKVPEPEGQTSPKNAAVFSSVLAL
- the PAN2 gene encoding PAN2-PAN3 deadenylation complex catalytic subunit PAN2 isoform X8 — protein: MRQTNRFFFCGHTSGKVSLRDLRTFKVEHEFDAFSGSLSDFDVHGNLLAACGFSSRLTGLACDRFLKVYDLRMMRAITPLQVHVDPAFLRFIPTYTSRLAIISQSGQCQFCEPTGLANPADIFHVNPVGPLLMTFDVSASKQALAFGDSEGCVHLWTDSPEPSFNPYSRETEFALPCLVDSLPPLDWSQDLLPLSLIPVPLTTDTLLSDWPAANSAPAPRRAPPVDAEILRTMKKVGFIGYAPNPRTKLRNQIPYRLKESDSEFDSFSQVTESPVGREEEPHLHVSKKYRKVTIKYSKLGLEDFDFKHYNKTLFAGLEPHIPNAYCNCMIQVLYFLEPVRCLIQNHLCQKEFCLACELGFLFHMLDLSRGDPCQGSNFLRAFRTIPEASALGLILADSDEASGKGNLARLIQRWNRFILTQLHQDMQELEVPQAYRGAGGSSFCSSGDSVIGQLFSCEMENCSLCRCGSETVRASSTLLFTLSYPDDKTGKNYDFAQVLKRSICLDQNTQAWCDNCEKYQPTIQTRNIRHLPDILVINCEVNSSKEADFWRMQAEVAFKMAVKKHGGEISKNKEFALADWKELGSPEGVLVCPSIEELKNVWLPFSIRMKMTRNKGLDVCNWTDGDEMQWGPARAEEEHGVYVYDLMATVVHILDSRTGGSLVAHIKVGETYHQRKEGVTHQQWYLFNDFLIEPIDKHEAVQFDMNWKVPAILYYVKRNLNSRYNLNIKNPIEASVLLAEASLARKQRKTHTTFIPLMLNEMPQIGDLVGLDAEFVTLNEEEAELRSDGTKSTIKPSQMSVARITCVRGQGPNEGIPFIDDYISTQEQVVDYLTQYSGIKPGDLDAKISSKHLTTLKSTYLKLRFLIDIGVKFVGHGLQKDFRVINLMVWQGSFKSLLVPKDQVLDTVYLFHMPRKRMISLRFLAWYFLDLKIQGETHDSIEDARTALQLYRKYLELSKNGTEPESFHKVLKGLYEKGRKMDWKVPEPEGQTSPKNAAVFSSVLAL
- the PAN2 gene encoding PAN2-PAN3 deadenylation complex catalytic subunit PAN2 isoform X19, which produces MKKVGFIGYAPNPRTKLRNQIPYRLKESDSEFDSFSQVTESPVGREEEPHLHVSKKYRKVTIKYSKLGLEDFDFKHYNKTLFAGLEPHIPNAYCNCMIQVLYFLEPVRCLIQNHLCQKEFCLACELGFLFHMLDLSRGDPCQGSNFLRAFRTIPEASALGLILADSDEASGKGNLARLIQRWNRFILTQLHQDMQELEVPQAYRGAGGSFCSSGDSVIGQLFSCEMENCSLCRCGSETVRASSTLLFTLSYPDDKTGKNYDFAQVLKRSICLDQNTQAWCDNCEKYQPTIQTRNIRHLPDILVINCEVNSSKEADFWRMQAEVAFKMAVKKHGGEISKNKEFALADWKELGSPEGVLVCPSIEELKNVWLPFSIRMKMTRNKGLDVCNWTDGDEMQWGPARAEEEHGVYVYDLMATVVHILDSRTGGSLVAHIKVGETYHQRKEGVTHQQWYLFNDFLIEPIDKHEAVQFDMNWKVPAILYYVKRNLNSRYNLNIKNPIEASVLLAEASLARKQRKTHTTFIPLMLNEMPQIGDLVGLDAEFVTLNEEEAELRSDGTKSTIKPSQMSVARITCVRGQGPNEGIPFIDDYISTQEQVVDYLTQYSGIKPGDLDAKISSKHLTTLKSTYLKLRFLIDIGVKFVGHGLQKDFRVINLMVPKDQVLDTVYLFHMPRKRMISLRFLAWYFLDLKIQGETHDSIEDARTALQLYRKYLELSKNGTEPESFHKVLKGLYEKGRKMDWKVPEPEGQTSPKNAAVFSSVLAL
- the PAN2 gene encoding PAN2-PAN3 deadenylation complex catalytic subunit PAN2 isoform X4 → MNFEGLDPGLAEYAPAMHSALDPVLDAHLNPSLLQNVELDPEGVALEALPVQESVHIMEGVYSELHSVVAEVGVPVSVSHFDLHEEMLWVGSHGGHATSFFGPALERYSSFQVNGSDDIRQIQSLENGILFLTKNNLKYMARGGLIIFDYLLDENEDMHSLLLTDSSILLIGGLQNHILEIDLNTVQETQKYAVETPGVTIMRQTNRFFFCGHTSGKVSLRDLRTFKVEHEFDAFSGSLSDFDVHGNLLAACGFSSRLTGLACDRFLKVYDLRMMRAITPLQVHVDPAFLRFIPTYTSRLAIISQSGQCQFCEPTGLANPADIFHVNPVGPLLMTFDVSASKQALAFGDSEGCVHLWTDSPEPSFNPYSRETEFALPCLVDSLPPLDWSQDLLPLSLIPVPLTTDTLLSDWPAANSAPAPRRAPPVDAEILRTMKKVGFIGYAPNPRTKLRNQIPYRLKESDSEFDSFSQVTESPVGREEEPHLHVSKKYRKVTIKYSKLGLEDFDFKHYNKTLFAGLEPHIPNAYCNCMIQVLYFLEPVRCLIQNHLCQKEFCLACELGFLFHMLDLSRGDPCQGSNFLRAFRTIPEASALGLILADSDEASGKGNLARLIQRWNRFILTQLHQDMQELEVPQAYRGAGGSFCSSGDSVIGQLFSCEMENCSLCRCGSETVRASSTLLFTLSYPDDKTGKNYDFAQVLKRSICLDQNTQAWCDNCEKYQPTIQTRNIRHLPDILVINCEVNSSKEADFWRMQAEVAFKMAVKKHGGEISKNKEFALADWKELGSPEGVLVCPSIEELKNVWLPFSIRMKMTRNKGLDVCNWTDGDEMQWGPARAEEEHGVYVYDLMATVVHILDSRTGGSLVAHIKVGETYHQRKEGVTHQQWYLFNDFLIEPIDKHEAVQFDMNWKVPAILYYVKRNLNSRYNLNIKNPIEASVLLAEASLARKQRKTHTTFIPLMLNEMPQIGDLVGLDAEFVTLNEEEAELRSDGTKSTIKPSQMSVARITCVRGQGPNEGIPFIDDYISTQEQVVDYLTQYSGIKPGDLDAKISSKHLTTLKSTYLKLRFLIDIGVKFVGHGLQKDFRVINLMVPKDQVLDTVYLFHMPRKRMISLRFLAWYFLDLKIQGETHDSIEDARTALQLYRKYLELSKNGTEPESFHKVLKGLYEKGRKMDWKVPEPEGQTSPKNAAVFSSVLAL
- the PAN2 gene encoding PAN2-PAN3 deadenylation complex catalytic subunit PAN2 isoform X9, whose protein sequence is MRQTNRFFFCGHTSGKVSLRDLRTFKVEHEFDAFSGSLSDFDVHGNLLAACGFSSRLTGLACDRFLKVYDLRMMRAITPLQVHVDPAFLRFIPTYTSRLAIISQSGQCQFCEPTGLANPADIFHVNPVGPLLMTFDVSASKQALAFGDSEGCVHLWTDSPEPSFNPYSRETEFALPCLVDSLPPLDWSQDLLPLSLIPVPLTTDTLLSDWPAANSAPAPRRAPPVDAEILRTMKKVGFIGYAPNPRTKLRNQIPYRLKESDSEFDSFSQVTESPVGREEEPHLHVSKKYRKVTIKYSKLGLEDFDFKHYNKTLFAGLEPHIPNAYCNCMIQVLYFLEPVRCLIQNHLCQKEFCLACELGFLFHMLDLSRGDPCQGSNFLRAFRTIPEASALGLILADSDEASGKGNLARLIQRWNRFILTQLHQDMQELEVPQAYRGAGGSFCSSGDSVIGQLFSCEMENCSLCRCGSETVRASSTLLFTLSYPDDKTGKNYDFAQVLKRSICLDQNTQAWCDNCEKYQPTIQTRNIRHLPDILVINCEVNSSKEADFWRMQAEVAFKMAVKKHGGEISKNKEFALADWKELGSPEGVLVCPSIEELKNVWLPFSIRMKMTRNKGLDVCNWTDGDEMQWGPARAEEEHGVYVYDLMATVVHILDSRTGGSLVAHIKVGETYHQRKEGVTHQQWYLFNDFLIEPIDKHEAVQFDMNWKVPAILYYVKRNLNSRYNLNIKNPIEASVLLAEASLARKQRKTHTTFIPLMLNEMPQIGDLVGLDAEFVTLNEEEAELRSDGTKSTIKPSQMSVARITCVRGQGPNEGIPFIDDYISTQEQVVDYLTQYSGIKPGDLDAKISSKHLTTLKSTYLKLRFLIDIGVKFVGHGLQKDFRVINLMVWQGSFKSLLVPKDQVLDTVYLFHMPRKRMISLRFLAWYFLDLKIQGETHDSIEDARTALQLYRKYLELSKNGTEPESFHKVLKGLYEKGRKMDWKVPEPEGQTSPKNAAVFSSVLAL